CCGCGCAAGAAGCGCGCCGACAAGCCGCATGCCCGTGTCAAAGCGCCGCTGGCCACCCCTCACTGGGATGCCGAACTGCAAGAGTTGCGGCTGGGCTCGGCTTTGATCAAGCAATTCAAAGTCCCCGCGCCGAACCAGGAGATGGTCCTGGCCGCGTTTGAAGAAGAAGGCTGGCCCGTGCGGATCGACGATCCATTGCCGCCACAGCCACAACAGGACTCGAAGCGCCGTCTGCACGACACGATCAACAGCCTGAATCGGAATCATCGCGTCGCCCGGTTGCGATTCATCGGCGACGGCACTGGCACCGGCGTGCGCTGGACAATGAGCGACGTTAACGAGCCGGCGGCGGAAGAATAGTCACGCGCCGCGTCAGACGTCCCGCGACGTAGATCAACTCAGCTCAAATTCGCGTGGTGCGCCCTTCTTGCCGACTGGGACCGCGCAGGCCATGCACTTCGGTGTGTTCCAGCTCGCGCTCGAACGGGCTGCCGGTCTGGCTGAGCCGCGTGCCCCAGCCCAAGCGCATCATCGTGCCGCGCCAGCCAATTTGCTGGACAAACAGCGCGCGGAACCAACTAGCGGCCAGCAGCAAGTCTTTGACCGGCGCCAGCAGCATGAAGGCCGGTCGCATGGCCGTGCCGCGCAGCCAACGCAGCACGATCGTGTCGGCCACAATCCGCACGAGGCAGGCCGCGAGAAACGCCGGCAGCACGCTCAGCCCCACGCACATCATCATGGCGAATGTCAGCGAGACCGGGTTGATCAGCAGCAATTCGAGCGGAAATGTCCAGGGGGACAAGCGGAAGCGCAAGGCGGCGTGGCGAACCGCGCGATTCCAGAATCCCGACCACGACCAGCGGACGTGTACGGTGCGCGCGGCAACGGGGGCCAACTCGACCAGCCAGCCCGCCTTGTGCAAGGACTGGCCCAATACATAGTCCTCGGCGGCCACATCGGCCACGGCCGGCCAACCGCCAATGCTGTCGAGCGCTTCGCGGCGGAGCAACATCCCCTTGCCCATCACGGCGTCGGCGCCGATGACATGCTTGAGGGCCGTGATCCCGGCAC
This genomic window from Planctomycetota bacterium contains:
- a CDS encoding glycosyltransferase, with protein sequence MTLQLIDFLGLGWCFVAGGVIYHVIALTAMRLRAKADRSTLAHRHDPMAEPHGVTVLKPLCGCDEELEQNLTSFAQQSWRPMQILLGAADAHDPALAVARRVAERFPAVDIQVICEPTLDYANPKVQVLEMLSRHAKYGFIMISDSNVQAEPDDLGSLMTVAADPNIGLVYQRVVGVGEQSVWAALENLKLSDFAGAGITALKHVIGADAVMGKGMLLRREALDSIGGWPAVADVAAEDYVLGQSLHKAGWLVELAPVAARTVHVRWSWSGFWNRAVRHAALRFRLSPWTFPLELLLINPVSLTFAMMMCVGLSVLPAFLAACLVRIVADTIVLRWLRGTAMRPAFMLLAPVKDLLLAASWFRALFVQQIGWRGTMMRLGWGTRLSQTGSPFERELEHTEVHGLRGPSRQEGRTTRI